The Primulina huaijiensis isolate GDHJ02 chromosome 9, ASM1229523v2, whole genome shotgun sequence genomic interval TTGGTCCGTCGCCTCCACGTCATCACCGCCAATGTTCAATATATAAGTGAACCCGGGTCGGTGAAGAAGCGCGAATCCCACAATTCCTCTGTCCGATAGAATTTGTGTAAAGTAGAGACGAAGACGATTtcttgatattattattattattattgcattATGAATTTTGATTCTATTTCAATGGATTTGAGGTTGCGATCGCTTTATATTGCTGCATCGTTTTGTTTGGTTTTGATTGCAATTCGAGTTTCGTCATCCGCCGCCTCGGTTACCACACAAGATTTCGATGTTGTGTACCCCAAGGCTATTAAGGTAGGCAATTTCCGAGTTTTCGTTAATATAATCTAAATTTTCCCGTGGGCTtgttatttattgattttgttgTTTGGTATAGGATTTGAAGGAAGCTATTGTGAAGGGATTAGGGTTCCAATCTGACGAAATTACGATATCCGGTTTCGATTTGAGGGACGCTTTGGTGGGGAAGTCAGTAGCATATGAATTCGATGTCCAGATAGATAATCAGGTATTGCCCTTTAAACTGTTGGAGGATGTGAAGCGTTGGGAATACGTGGATCTGCCCATTTTTCAAATGGAAGATCCGAGTAAGCCCCGGTACGAGAATCGGTTAGTAGAAGGGCGGAGATTGGATGATCAGATGCCAGTTCTTGCCCCTTTTCAATTGGCGGGTCCAATGGAGCTATGGATTCAGGATGCCAAGGACATGAGAATTTCTTTGCCTGTAAGTTCTTGTTTTTGGTGATTAATAAAAGTTTTGAAGTATGAATATGGTTAAAGATAGATAATACGTTAGCTGTATGGTTCGGTTCACTATAGAGCGAAGAAAAATTTATCATTACAATGTGTGATTATGTGAAATTTGATCAGTCGGCTTTGAGCAAACGCGTGTTGCGTTTTATCGTTTGTAAATGCACATAGTCAGTGCAAGGACTATGCTGGATGAGCCTATTACTGAAGCATTTGTTGCTAGAGGAATTGATTTTTCAACTTGATGACGTTATGGACACTCGAATTTCATTTGTTTTTCCTTTTCTAGATTTAAATGGTTTTCAAATATGGAGATTGAGCCATTAAGTTGTTTATTGAATGGTATTTAATACCTGTTGCAATTATGGATATCTATGATTCTCTGGCAATTCAGTGTTTCATTTCCCCTTATGCTAACTTGACTGTGATctttttggttaaaattttatgCAGCATGATGTGGATGCTGGTGTGCTAAAGAAAGTCATCCTGGCAGATGGTGCGGTGGTCACTGTAACGGGTGCTAGATCAGTGAGCCTACGGAATCCCATCGAGCTTCCACTTCCTTTGAATCGAACAAATGATGGTTTTGCTTGGGGCCTTTTAACTCTGGCAAAGCATCTTCGACATGCTGCTTCTTCCCCCAATGGTCCTCTCGTTTCCCTTCGAATCGTCGGCCCAACATCACTAACGTCC includes:
- the LOC140983792 gene encoding protein TUNICAMYCIN INDUCED 1-like, whose amino-acid sequence is MNFDSISMDLRLRSLYIAASFCLVLIAIRVSSSAASVTTQDFDVVYPKAIKDLKEAIVKGLGFQSDEITISGFDLRDALVGKSVAYEFDVQIDNQVLPFKLLEDVKRWEYVDLPIFQMEDPSKPRYENRLVEGRRLDDQMPVLAPFQLAGPMELWIQDAKDMRISLPHDVDAGVLKKVILADGAVVTVTGARSVSLRNPIELPLPLNRTNDGFAWGLLTLAKHLRHAASSPNGPLVSLRIVGPTSLTSPSSSSSTSSPTNKLKLKRLAPGLVELSSASKRNFMEANNMGIDLKGEATALLAPDQFSTLWPVTSINGSNSNLLGFEALLSSVLGPKANKEGSFKLLKADVSAQTFVKISFGVEKKIKDGNEFSFEGFPEWRTKPKSVMMHFEVLAKVDGNKVVPEKVVPVNPVIGEDSVAPNILNGNITMSKIPVVYTPQNPFSL